In the genome of Neisseria lactamica, the window GCAAAGGCTGCGCCAGCTCTTTGGTTTTGGCAACGACGATGCCCATCAATACGTCGGAATGGCCGCACAAATATTTGGTAGCGGAATGGAACACAAAATCGCAACCCATATCCAAGGGCTGTTGCAGATACGGCGTGGCGAAGGTGTTGTCGATGCCGACCAGCGCACCGGCCGCTTTGGCTTTCGCGGCAAGGGCTTTAATGTCCACCAAGCGCAAAAGCGGATTGGACGGCGTTTCCAGCCAAACCAGTTTGACCTTGTGTGCTTTGAGCAATTCGTCCAAATTATCCGGATTGCCCAAATCGGCAAAAACGACGTTCACCCCCCATTTTTGATAAACATCGACCAATAAGTCATACGCGCCGCCGTAAATATCGGCGACGGCGACAATGGTATCGCCAGGGCGCAGGAAAGTACGCCACACGGCATCAATGCCCGCCATACCGCTGGAAAATGCAAAGCCGGCCGCACCGTGTTCCAAATCGGCAACGGTGTCTTCTAAAATCTGACGGGTCGGGTTGCTCAGGCGCGAATAACGGTAAGGCACATTTTCGCCGATTTCGTGCAGCGCAAACATACTGTTTTGATAAATCGGCGGCATCAGCGCGCGGTTGTGTTCGTCGCAATCGTAGCCGGAATGGATGGCTTGGGTGGCGAATTTCATCTGTTTCTGCCTTGTAAGATATGAATAAGTCGGGATTTTATCACTATCCCGAAAATAGAAACAATCAATGCAGCCGCTAAAAGCGAGTGATATAATCTCGCATTTGCAGATTGACGGTATATTCCCCGGCGGAAACGCCATACCATGCACACATCTCAACAATTACATGAATATTAAGGAAAAACAACGCATGAGTGCCATTGCAGACGTGCAATCCAGCAGAGATTTACGCAACCTGCCGATCAATCAGG includes:
- a CDS encoding trans-sulfuration enzyme family protein, which translates into the protein MKFATQAIHSGYDCDEHNRALMPPIYQNSMFALHEIGENVPYRYSRLSNPTRQILEDTVADLEHGAAGFAFSSGMAGIDAVWRTFLRPGDTIVAVADIYGGAYDLLVDVYQKWGVNVVFADLGNPDNLDELLKAHKVKLVWLETPSNPLLRLVDIKALAAKAKAAGALVGIDNTFATPYLQQPLDMGCDFVFHSATKYLCGHSDVLMGIVVAKTKELAQPLHDMMVHTGAVAGPMDCWLVLRGIKTLALRMEAHCKNALEIARRLEAHPAIEKVFHPGLPSHEHYELAKTQMPKGIGGVVTVYLKNDTREAANSVIKNMKLVKMASSLGGVESLVNHCYSQSHSGVPHNVKMEMGIKVGLLRFSIGTEDADDIWNDISAALDTTL